From the Salinimicrobium tongyeongense genome, one window contains:
- the mscL gene encoding large conductance mechanosensitive channel protein MscL, whose translation MAFFKDFKAFLMKGDIIALATAVVVGGAFNKIVSSVVADIIMPIIGVITGGIDFSQKFISLDGNEYETLDAAKEAEAAVLTYGNVIQAIIYFVIVAFFIFLVLRAYERTKTAKEAPKVTEPKGPSQEQLLTEIRDELRKKNS comes from the coding sequence ATGGCATTTTTTAAGGATTTCAAGGCTTTTCTAATGAAAGGTGACATTATCGCCCTGGCTACAGCAGTTGTTGTAGGAGGCGCTTTTAACAAAATCGTGTCTTCTGTGGTGGCCGATATCATTATGCCAATTATTGGCGTGATTACCGGGGGAATAGACTTCTCCCAAAAGTTCATTTCGCTTGACGGCAATGAGTACGAGACCCTTGACGCCGCAAAAGAAGCCGAAGCTGCCGTGCTCACCTACGGAAATGTCATTCAGGCCATTATTTATTTCGTGATTGTGGCTTTCTTTATCTTCCTGGTGTTACGGGCTTATGAAAGAACCAAGACTGCGAAGGAAGCCCCAAAAGTTACCGAACCTAAAGGCCCTTCCCAGGAACAGCTGCTCACCGAAATCAGGGATGAATTGAGGAAAAAGAACAGCTAA
- the alr gene encoding alanine racemase, with protein MPKARETVLEINLDALAHNYTYIRSKLDEDVKFMAVVKAFGYGSDVAGIAHKLVELGADYFAVAYTSEGIALREAGIETPILVLHPQSLNFEEIIEHCLEPSLYSEFVLKEFIKTAEGKNQEAYPVHIKFNTGLNRLGFSEKETGIVKNLLSASTSVKAKSFFSHLAASEDWKEREFTLMQIHTFRKIAVKLYDELGYRPMLHICNTSGIINYPKAHFDMVRSGIGLYGFGNDEPNDEKLRPIGTLKTIVSQIHELEKGQSLGYNRAFIAEKRTKTATLPIGHADGINRQYGNGRAGVIINGSYAPIIGNVCMDMVMVDITGIDCQEGDEVIVFGGAQHATDFAAKGNTISYELITGISQRVKRVLVTD; from the coding sequence ATGCCGAAAGCCAGGGAGACCGTACTTGAAATCAACCTCGATGCCTTAGCGCACAACTATACATACATTAGGTCAAAACTCGATGAAGATGTGAAGTTCATGGCCGTGGTCAAGGCTTTTGGCTACGGAAGTGACGTAGCCGGCATAGCCCATAAACTCGTGGAGCTGGGCGCCGACTATTTTGCGGTTGCTTATACTTCGGAAGGTATTGCGTTAAGGGAGGCAGGAATTGAAACCCCAATTTTGGTACTGCACCCGCAGTCCCTAAATTTTGAAGAGATTATAGAGCACTGCCTGGAGCCCAGCCTTTACAGCGAATTTGTACTGAAGGAGTTCATCAAAACAGCTGAAGGCAAGAACCAGGAAGCTTATCCCGTGCATATTAAATTCAATACCGGCTTAAACCGGCTCGGCTTTTCAGAAAAAGAGACCGGTATAGTGAAAAACCTGCTAAGCGCCAGCACTTCAGTGAAAGCAAAATCTTTCTTCTCTCACCTGGCAGCAAGTGAAGACTGGAAGGAAAGGGAATTTACCCTCATGCAGATCCACACTTTCAGAAAAATTGCAGTGAAACTCTACGATGAGCTGGGGTACAGGCCAATGCTGCACATTTGCAATACTTCGGGCATCATTAACTACCCCAAAGCCCATTTCGATATGGTGCGATCGGGGATCGGGCTTTACGGCTTCGGAAATGATGAGCCCAATGATGAAAAATTAAGGCCCATTGGAACGCTTAAAACCATAGTTTCGCAAATCCATGAGCTGGAGAAAGGCCAGTCCCTGGGTTATAACCGCGCCTTTATCGCCGAAAAACGGACAAAAACGGCCACACTTCCCATTGGCCATGCCGACGGGATCAACAGGCAGTACGGCAATGGCCGCGCAGGGGTGATCATCAACGGCAGCTACGCCCCAATTATAGGAAATGTATGCATGGACATGGTTATGGTCGATATAACCGGAATTGACTGCCAGGAAGGCGACGAAGTGATTGTTTTTGGAGGAGCACAGCATGCTACCGATTTTGCGGCAAAGGGGAATACCATTTCTTATGAACTAATCACCGGTATCTCCCAAAGAGTGAAAAGAGTGCTTGTTACAGATTAA
- a CDS encoding thymidine kinase, translated as MFLENTVNHKEQFGWIEVICGSMFSGKTEELIRRLKRAKFAKQKVEIFKPAIDTRYNEEMVVSHDSNEIRSTPVPAAANIRLLADDCDVVGIDEAQFFDEEIVSVCNDLANRGVRVIVAGLDMDFKGNPFGPMPNLMATAEYVTKVHAVCTRTGNLAQYSYRKTSNEDLVMLGETEEYEPLSRGAFYKARLREKLKNFEVTEPEELKDTKRSEHAESQGDRT; from the coding sequence ATGTTTCTCGAAAATACAGTAAATCATAAAGAGCAATTTGGGTGGATTGAAGTTATATGCGGTTCGATGTTCTCTGGGAAGACCGAAGAGCTTATTCGCCGGCTCAAACGCGCCAAATTTGCCAAACAAAAGGTCGAGATCTTTAAGCCGGCCATAGACACCCGCTACAATGAAGAGATGGTGGTGTCGCACGACTCTAACGAAATAAGGTCTACACCTGTTCCTGCCGCAGCCAACATACGCCTGCTGGCCGATGACTGCGATGTGGTGGGTATAGATGAAGCCCAGTTCTTTGACGAAGAAATCGTCTCTGTATGCAATGACCTTGCAAACAGGGGCGTTAGGGTAATCGTTGCCGGGCTGGATATGGATTTTAAAGGCAATCCCTTCGGGCCCATGCCCAACCTAATGGCCACTGCCGAATATGTGACCAAAGTACACGCCGTTTGTACCCGCACCGGGAACCTCGCCCAGTACAGCTACCGCAAAACTTCAAACGAAGACCTGGTAATGCTGGGAGAGACCGAAGAATATGAACCTTTGAGCCGCGGAGCCTTTTACAAAGCCCGCTTAAGGGAAAAACTAAAAAATTTCGAGGTTACAGAACCCGAAGAACTAAAAGACACCAAAAGAAGTGAACATGCCGAAAGCCAGGGAGACCGTACTTGA